In a genomic window of Cryptococcus deuterogattii R265 chromosome 12, complete sequence:
- a CDS encoding transketolase: MGAAAIATALWKYSMRYNPSNPDWINRDRFVLSAGHACLLQYIMLHLSGYPSWTLDQIKKYHAPTMDGIAAGHPEIEFPGVELTTGLLGQGIANAVGLAIANKNMAATYNKDGFPVIQNKVWCFTGDGCLQEGVGQEALSMAGHWGLDNMILVYDNNSVTVDGNIDICFTDDTSAKLRSLGWHVLEVEDGSNDLAAIVDAFEQAQKLTGKPVFINIKTIIGIGSINQNSGKVHGAALGEDDVAQVKTALGFDPKQKFVVPDAVYDYFKEAKTRGAQYEQEWNDLFKRYKESFPVEAAEFQRRLDGKLEEGWENKFPSKDALPKDPKATRQSSGIALRSIVPEDKTFLVGSADLCESTFVNWDGMVEFQNPKSGYGDYSGRQIRYGIREHAMVAAANGLAAWHKGAIVPIMSSYFIFWLYAAPSLRMAALMKLRFIAVATHDSIGVGEDGPTHQPIAFPLFLRALPDFNYIRPADAEEVIGAWILGLRDAEHPSLLSLTRQPVPLLAGTDRNKVQYGGYVVYGDENKIPDITLIATGSEVARAVDTAEQLKDKYSVRVVSMPHTGRFDAQPIEYRRSVIPSTKSLVVSIEPYASFGWAKYAHAGAHMTGFGHSAPYSVLFEHFGFGPKNLAEKIGNWAETKRNGDGWSLPGVGEFEELLIKSGSGH; the protein is encoded by the exons ATGGGAGCGGCCGCCATCGCCACGGCACTTTGGAAATACAGCATGCGGTATAACCCTTCCAACCCTGACTGGATCAACCGAGATC GGTTCGTGCTCTCTGCTGGCCACGCGTGTCTACTTCAATACATCATGCTCCACCTTTCCGGATACCCTTCATGGACCCTCGACCAGATTAAAAAGTACCATGCTCCGACCATGGACGGCATTGCTGCCGGTCACCCCGAGATTGAGTTCCCAGGTGTTGAATTGACCACTGGTCTTCTCGGTCAAGGTATTGCCAACGCCGTCGGACTCGCCATCGCCAACAAGAACATGGCTGCCACTTACAATAAGGATGGATTTCCGGTCATCCAGAACAAAGTCTGGTGTTTCACCGGTGACGGTTGTCTACAGGAAGGTGTCGGCCAGGAAG CCCTCTCCATGGCCGGACATTGGGGACTTGACAACATGATCCTTGTATATGACAACAACTCTGTCACAGTGGACGGTAACATTGACATCTGTTTCACCGATGACACTTCCGCCAAGCTCAGGAGTCTTGGGTGGCACGTTCTAGAGGTCGAGGACGGATCCAACGACCTCGCTGCGATTGTCGACGCTTTCGAGCAGGCTCAGAAGCTCACCGGCAAGCCCGTTTTCATCAATATTAAGACCATCATAGGTATTGGCTCCATCAACCAGAATAGCGGCAAAGTACACGGTGCCGCCTTGGGTGAGGATGACGTCGCGCAAGTCAAGACTGCTCTCGGCTTTGACCCCAAGCAGAAATTCGTCGTACCCGACGCCGTCTATGACTACTTCAAGGAGGCCAAAACCAGGGGTGCCCAATACGAGCAGGAGTGGAACGACCTTTTCAAGCGCTACAAGGAATCTTTCCCCGTCGAGGCGGCAGAGTTCCAAAGGCGATTGGACGGAAAGCTCGAAGAGGGTTGGGAGAACAAATTCCCTTCCAAGGATGCTCTCCCCAAAGACCCCAAAGCTACCAGGCAGAGCAGCGGTATCGCGCTTCGATCGATCGTTCCAGAGGACAAGACGTTCTTGGTTGGAAGTGCCGATTTGTGCGAGTCGACGTTCGTCAACTGGGACGGAATGGTCGAGTTCCAAAACCCCAAGTCGGGCTACGGTGATTATTCTGGTCGACAGATCCGATACGGTATCCGAGAGCATGCCATGGTAGCCGCCGCCAATGGTCTCGCCGCTTGGCACAAGGGTGCCATCGTCCC CATCATGTCGAGttacttcatcttctggctCTACGCCGCTCCTTCGCTCCGAATGGCTGCTTTGATGAAGCTCCGATTCATCGCCGTGGCCACTCACGACTCTATCGGTGTCGGCGAGGATGGACCTACCCACCAGCCGATCgctttccctctcttcctccgtgCTCTCCCTGATTTCAACTACATCCGACCTGCCGATGCCGAGGAAGTGATCGGCGCGTGGATCTTGGGTCTTAGGGACGCTGAGCACCCCAGTTTGCTTTCGCTCACTCGACAGCCAgtacctcttcttgccggTACCGACCGAAACAAGGTACAATACGGTGGATACGTCGTCTACGGCGACGAGAACAAGATCCCCGATATCACCCTCATCGCCACTGGTTCCGAGGTTGCACGTGCTGTTGATACAGCCGAGCAGTTGAAGGACAAGTATTCTGTGAGAGTTGTATCGATGCCTCACACCGGTCGATTCGACGCACAACCGATCGAGTACCGACGATCCGTCATCCCCTCTACTAAGTCCCTCGTCGTATCTATCGAGCCCTACGCCTCCTTCGGCTGGGCCAAATATGCCCACGCGGGCGCTCACATGACAGGCTTCGGCCACTCTGCTCCTTACTCTGTACTGTTCGAGCACTTCGGCTTTGGCCCCAAGAACCTGGCagagaagattggaaaCTGGGCCGAGACAAAGAGGAACGGAGATGGCTGGAGCCTCCCTGGCGTTGGAGAGTTTGAGGAGTTGTTAATTAAGAGCGGCAGCGGACATTAA
- a CDS encoding S-formylglutathione hydrolase: MVQLEKISSNKAAGGFLTKYRFPSASLALPTQFNVFIPSSASPDSPVPVLFYLAGLTCTEDTGAQKGGFLNTAGKEGIALVFPDTSPRGAGVEGEDDDWQLGTGAGFYINAETDKWKKHYNMYDLIVKELPEVLKEANLGLDFSKWSLMGHSMGGHGSLSIYLKNPGLFKSASAFAPICNPAAVPWGTNAFSNYLSSSSSWLDHDSSALLPEFAGELKILVDVGTEDQFLKQGQLQPQTLEKAGKKGVEVRMQDGYDHSYYFISTFGPEHVAFHAKYLKA; the protein is encoded by the exons ATGGTCCAGCTCGAGAAGATCTCCTCTAACAAGGCTGCCGGAGGCTTCCTCACAAAGTATAGATTCCCCTCCGCCTCCCTCGCCCTCCCCACTCAGTTCAACGTCTTCATCCCATCGTCCGCCTCCCCTGATTCCCCAGTCCCTGTCCTCTTTTACCTCGCAGGTCTCACCTGTACTGAAGACACTGGTGCCCAGAAGGGAGGATTCCTTAATACCGCAGGTAAAGAGGGTATTGCCCTTGTCTTCCCTGATACTAGCCCTAGGGGTGCGGGAGTAGAaggcgaggatgatgattggCAGTTGGGTACTGGTGCAGGTTTCTACATCAATGCTGAGACGgacaaatggaagaagcattACAATATGTATGATTTGATTGTCAAGGAATTGCCAGAGGTGCTGAAAGAGGCAAACTTGGGCCTC GACTTTTCCAAATGGTCTCTCATGGGCCACTCCATGGGTG GACACGGTTCCCTGTCCATCTATCTTAAGAATCCGGGCCTTTTTAAGTCTGCCTCCGCCTTTGCTCCCATCTG CAACCCTGCCGCCGTCCCATGGGGCACCAATGCATTCAGCAACTAcctatcctcctcttcttcttggcttgACCACGACTCCTCGGCGCTTCTTCCCGAGTTTGCTGGCGAACTCAAGATTTTGGTGGATGTCGGTACGGAAGACCAGTTCCTCAAACAAGGCCAACTCCAACCCCAGACGTTGGAAAAGGCAGGGAAGAAAGGTGTGGAGGTAAGGATGCAAGATGGGTACGATCATTCTTATTACTTT ATTTCAACTTTTGGTCCTGAGCACGTTGCTTTCCACGCCAAGTACCTCAAGGCTTAA